The proteins below come from a single Danio aesculapii chromosome 23, fDanAes4.1, whole genome shotgun sequence genomic window:
- the lmbr1l gene encoding limb region 1 homolog-like protein: METEDVTVREQIFHDRVRETIICVLLFICLYILSHFILTHFKKSAEFVTDDIEDATVNKIALWLCTFTLSVAVCAVLLLPISILSNEVLLTFPHSYYMQWLNGSLIRGLWNLVFLFSNLSLVFLMPFAYFFTESEGFAGSKKGVMARVYETAVMLLLLSLLVLGIVWVASALLHHNTARESLYDLWEYYLPYLYSGISLFGVLLLLLCTPFGLSRMFSVTGSLLVKPRLLENLEETMNCAVFEEASLSRKLKSSNTCWISAHLEALNKEFLSVQSKRIALELRKRASPWQRNLVYPVAMLLLLALTAVSVLMVCFHVLELLFDESAMPRGMEDPHLGLASFSMLGSLGAAVQVVIILYLMVSSVVGFYSSPLFTGLLPRAQDTTLTQIIGNCVSLLILSSALPVFSRTLGITKFDLLGDFGRHDWLGSFHIVFLYNMLFAGLTSACLINTVTWALQRELIRAFGLHRLPLTVSRSTIPLKLLLANGLSKIH; encoded by the exons ATGGAAACAGAAGACGTGACGGTTAGAGAGCAAATATTCCACGACCGAGTCCGAGAAACCATT ATTTGCGTGCTGCTTTTCATTTGCCTGTACATCTTGTCTCACTTCATTCTGACTCACTTTAAGAAGAGTGCTGAATTTGTCACTG ATGACATTGAGGATGCCACTGTCAACAAAATTGC GCTTTGGCTGTGCACATTCACACTCTCAGTGGCCGTGTGTGCAGTTCTGCTGCTGCCCATTTCCATCCTATCCAATGAAGTCCTGCTCACATTCCCTCACAGTTACTACATGCAATGGCTCAATGGCTCGCTCATCCGTG GCTTGTGGAACCTAGTCTTCTTATTCTCCAATCTCTCTCTGGTGTTCCTCATGCCATTTGCCTACTTTTTTACTGAATCTGAAGGATTTGCTGGGTCCAAAAAG GGTGTGATGGCGCGGGTGTATGAGACTGCTGTGATGCTGCTGCTTCTTAGTCTGTTGGTGCTGGGCATTGTGTGGGTGGCATCAGCCCTTCTCCATCATAACACAGCCCGAGAGAGTCTTTATG acctgTGGGAATATTATCTGCCCTATCTTTATTCTGGAATCTCCCTTTTTGGAGTTCTGCTGCTTTTGT TGTGCACACCATTTGGGCTATCACGCATGTTTAGTGTCACTGGGAGCTTATTGGTCAAACCTCGG TTGTTGGAGAACTTGGAAGAGACCATGAACTGTGCAGTGTTTGAAGAGGCCTCTTTGTCCAGGAAGTTAAAAA GTTCCAACACATGCTGGATCAGTGCGCATTTAGAGGCCCTCAACAAAGAATTTTTGAGTGTCCAATCCAAACGCATTGCTTTGG AGTTGCGGAAAAGAGCATCTCCTTGGCAGAGAAACCTAGTATACCCAGTGGCCATGCTGCTGCTTTTAGCTTTAACT GCGGTGAGTGTGCTGATGGTGTGTTTCCATGTGCTCGAACTGCTTTTCGATGAGTCTGCTATGCCTAGAGGGATGGAG GACCCTCATTTGGGCCTTGCCTCTTTCTCAATGCTGGGTTCTCTGGGAGCCGCGGTGCAGGTTGTCATTATCCTGTATCTGATGGTGTCTTCAGTCGTGGGCTTCTACAGTTCTCCACTCTTCACCGGTTTACTGCCACGTGCACAGGACACAACCCTCACACAG ATAATCGGGAACTGTGTTTCACTTTTAATACTCAGTTCTGCACTGCCTGTTTTCTCTCGCACATTGG GAATCACAAAGTTTGATCTACTTGGAGATTTTGGGCGGCATGACTGGCTTGGCAGTTTCCACATTGTGTTCCTGTACAATATGCTTTTTGCTGGACTCACATCTGCCTGCCTCATCAACACAGTCACATGGGCCTTGCAAAGAGAGCTCATCCGTGCCTTTG GTCTCCACAGACTCCCTCTGACTGTGTCTCGTTCAACAATCCCTCTCAAACTGCTCCTAGCCAACGGCCTCTCAAAGATTCATTGA